A window of Panthera leo isolate Ple1 chromosome D2, P.leo_Ple1_pat1.1, whole genome shotgun sequence contains these coding sequences:
- the ZNF518A gene encoding zinc finger protein 518A, giving the protein MPSEQKQLFFDEKQTILKNYDVKNEIVDTIRSVLRPKISESRFHYELKNVKIDLPKINIPNEVFLKHEVDKYRKLFQRQPQTARKSISIKTVSCVEECMLLQKSERVEEEGLKMSAKILNFNCLKCRDSTRYSPNDLQKHFQMWHRGELPSYPCEMCSFSANDFQIFKQHRRTHRSTLVKCDICNNESVYTLLDLTKHFTSTHCVNGNFQCEKCKFSTQDVGTFVQHIHRHNEIHYKCGKCHHICFTKGELQKHLHIHSGTFPFTCQYCSYGATKREHLVRHVITLHKEHLYAKEKLEKDKYEKRMTKSSGLKLILKRYRIDASRKTFWKRKKINNGSDRSIEKNTQVLKKLNKTQAKSEDQSHLVQEHLNEEKDERPHCENNDKPAELGSEKPTLLSTGQYNRAEEGSHSTLGFLKTAVQGPTVLMVKNNRITIPANYSADFMGFKMVDGKQHIVIKLLPTSKQNLYSPGSQSDAAKDGTGSLQPQTLDTTGFLAGVTTELSDTVYMKATTPFSCSSPLLSGKVLSEKEMALLSQTGNLLQTVDDEKSVSSLSASGLVTASVNLATKVETKDNIDLWGSYIPQSHPEISGAAIRSPDKVNSATKQNAYNSGDMHNYCINYVSSELPVESSNHGSLPFHNYSKVNNSNKRRRFSGTAVSEKEPSSSKTVVQQPISESVLSLVRKESSNPDSMLASLSLLNTKDGTLKTQAEIEEQCVLEKGQNIDGQNFYTNENQNLENMTEKSKWDDISNVESPMMPRITSVFSLHSQQASEFLPPEVNQLLQDELKTKSDVKQDSSKTPDKGPPLHCDQSFQKPEGEGKIVESSKDFKVQGVFPIPSGGIGINVPINDLNLKCSGKEKQNLSISQDVRDSEKAPRISGIGTLLKTQSDAIITQQLVKDKLRATTQNLGSLYRQSPLLNSEPKKAIFVQTPKGFFVPLHIANKPGLHVVSGRPLPLVNTQGVPASLLLNKKPGMILTFNHGKLEGVSTVKTESAQACGTTAKEPCRTPFLKVEPNSNCLTPALCSSIGSCLSMKSSPENSLPLKGPYIIKTSASSSVKAVPTPNVASEHQGTKLNIVESVKQQNEIFPKPPLYTLLPDGKQAVFLKCVMPNKTELLKPKLVQNSTYYQNIQPKKPEGTPQKILLKIFNPVLNVTAANNLSVNNSASSLQKDKVPSNQTTGGEQREPESSRDALPFLLDDMMPANEIVITSTATCPESSEEPVCFTDRSDTRVLRCKTNCTIERSFDRKKTSKKNFPRIKTHVRSKDSETAFVSRNRNCKRKCRDSYQEPPRKKATLHRKCKEKAKPEAVRESFGFSRPRLSKDAVRTLRLFPFSSTQLVKCPRRNQPVVVLNHPDADAPEVVSVMKTIAKFNGRVLKVSLSKRTIDALLKPVCGNASQTIYDDFSKRHKTFKPVSSVKERFVLKLTLKKMSKNNYQIVKTTSENVPKAKFNCWFCGRVFDNQDAWAGHGQRHLMEATRDWNILE; this is encoded by the coding sequence atGCCATCTGAACAGAAACAGTTATTTTTTGatgaaaaacaaactattttaaaaaattatgatgtgAAAAATGAGATAGTTGATACTATTAGATCAGTGCTTAGGCCAAAAATTTCAGAAAGTCGTTTTCATTATGaactaaaaaatgtgaaaatcgATTTGCCGAAGATAAATATTccaaatgaagtctttttgaaaCATGAAGTTGACAAATACAGAAAGTTATTTCAGCGTCAACCACAGACTGCAAGAAAATCTATCAGTATAAAGACTGTAAGCTGTGTAGAGGAGTGTATGCTGCTCCAGAAGTCTGAGAGAGTTGAAGAAGAGGGCTTAAAAATGTCGGCAAAAATACTCAATTTCAACTGTTTAAAATGCCGAGATAGCACTCGATATAGCCCAAATGATTTACAGAAACACTTTCAGATGTGGCACCGTGGTGAATTACCTTCATATCCTTGTGAAATGTGCAGTTTTTCAGCAAATGACTTCCAGATATTTAAACAACACAGACGGACACACAGAAGCACTTTAGTAAAATGTGACATTTGTAACAATGAGAGTGTGTATACTTTATTAGACTTGACAAAGCATTTTACATCCACACATTGTGTAAATGGTAATTTTCAATGTGAAAAGTGCAAATTCTCCACCCAGGATGTTGGCACATTTGTTCAGCACATTCATAGACATAATGAAATCCATTATAAATGTGGTAAATGCCATCATATATGTTTTACCAAAGGAGAGCTTCAGAAGCACCTTCACATTCATTCTGGTACATTTCCCTTCACTTGTCAATATTGTAGCTATGGTGCCACTAAGAGAGAGCACCTCGTAAGACATGTTATAACTTTGCACAAAGAACACTTATATGcgaaagagaaactggaaaaagacaaatatgaaaaAAGGATGACAAAGAGTTCAGGACTTAAGCTGATACTGAAAAGATACAGAATAGATGCATCAAGGAAGACCTTCTGGAAACGCAAGAAGATCAACAATGGAAGCGACCGAAGTATAGAAAAAAACACTCAAGTGctaaaaaaactgaacaaaacacaGGCTAAATCTGAAGACCAGAGCCATCTTGTTCAAGaacatttaaatgaagaaaaggacGAAAGACCACACTGTGAGAATAATGATAAACCTGCTGAGTTAGGGTCAGAAAAGCCAACTCTTCTGTCCACTGGGCAATATAATAGAGCTGAAGAGGGATCACATTCGACTCTAGGTTTCTTGAAGACTGCTGTACAAGGACCTACAGTGTTGATGgtgaaaaataatagaataacaATTCCTGCTAACTACAGTGCTGATTTTATGGGTTTTAAGATGGTGGATGGAAAACAACATATTGTAATAAAATTGTTGCCTACCAGTAAACAGAATTTATATTCACCAGGCTCACAGTCAGATGCTGCAAAAGATGGTACTGGCAGTTTGCAGCCCCAGACACTGGACACTACTGGATTTTTAGCAGGAGTAACAACTGAGTTAAGTGACACCGTTTACATGAAAGCAACTACTCCATTTTCGTGCTCATCTCCTCTACTTTCAGGGAAAGtcctatcagaaaaagaaatggctttGCTATCTCAAACGGGTAATCTGCTTCAAACAGTGGATGATGAAAAAAGTGTGTCATCTTTGTCAGCATCAGGATTGGTTACAGCATCAGTGAATTTGGCCACAAAAGTTGAAACAAAAGATAATATTGACTTATGGGGAAGTTACATTCCTCAGAGTCACCCTGAGATATCAGGTGCTGCCATTAGAAGTCCAGATAAAGTCAACTCTGCTACCAAACAAAATGCATACAACAGCGGAGATATGCATAACTATTGCATTAATTATGTCAGCTCTGAGTTACCTGTTGAATCTTCCAACCACGGATCATTACCCTTTCATAATTACTCAAAAGTAAACAATTCTAATAAACGTCGTAGGTTTTCAGGAACAGCAGTGTCTGAAAAAGAACCCTCATCAAGCAAAACGGTTGTTCAACAACCAATAAGTGAATCAGTTTTATCTTTGGTGCGAAAGGAGAGCTCAAATCCAGATAGCATGTTAGCATCTCTTAGCTTGTTAAATACTAAAGATGGAACTTTAAAAACGCAAGCTGAAATTGAAGAACAATGTGTGttagaaaaaggacaaaacatTGACGGACAGAACTTCTACActaatgaaaatcaaaatttagAGAATATGACTGAAAAATCTAAGTGGGATGACATTTCTAATGTTGAGTCACCTATGATGCCTAGAAtcacatctgttttctctctccacagCCAACAGGCATCAGAATTTTTGCCCCCTGAAGTAAACCAGTTACTTCAGgatgagttaaaaacaaaatctgatgTAAAACAGGACTCTAGTAAGACTCCAGATAAAGGCCCGCCACTTCATTGTGACCAGTCATTTCAGAAACCTGAGGGAGAAGGCAAAATAGTTGAATCTTCAAAAGACTTCAAAGTACAAGGCGTCTTCCCAATTCCATCTGGTGGTATAGGGATTAATGTGCCTATAAATGATCTGAATTTAAAGTgtagtggaaaagaaaaacaaaatctgtcaATATCACAAGATGTGAGAGATTCAGAAAAGGCACCTAGAATTTCAGGTATTGGCACATTACTTAAGACTCAGTCAGATGCAATAATAACACAGCAGCTCGTAAAAGATAAACTGCGAGCCACTACACAAAATTTAGGTTCTTTATATAGGCAGAGTCCACTTCTAAATTCAGAACCAAAAAAAGCTATATTTGTTCAGACTCCAAAAGGCTTTTTTGTACCACTGCACATTGCTAACAAGCCTGGATTACATGTTGTTTCAGGAAGACCGCTTCCATTGGTTAACACACAAGGTGTACctgcttctcttcttttaaaCAAGAAACCCGGgatgattttaacatttaatcatgGGAAACTTGAAGGTGTTTCCACTGTCAAAACTGAGAGTGCTCAAGCTTGTGGAACTACAGCTAAGGAGCCTTGCAGAACACCTTTTTTAAAGGTGGAACCAAACAGTAATTGTCTGACACCTGCACTATGTTCCAGCATTGGCAGTTGCTTGAGCATGAAAAGTAGTCCCGAAAATAGTCTGCCATTAAAAGGCCCGTACATTATTAAAACATCAGCAAGTTCTTCAGTGAAAGCTGTTCCTACTCCTAATGTAGCTTCTGAGCACCAGGGCACCAAGTTGAATATTGTGGAATCAGTAAAACAGCAGAATGAGATTTTTCCCAAACCACCTCTTTATACCCTCTTGCCTGATGGCAAACaagctgtttttttaaagtgtgtgatGCCAAATAAGACTGAGCTGCTTAAGCCCAAATTAGTCCAAAATAGTACGTATTATCAAAACATACAGCCAAAGAAACCTGAAGGAACACCAcaaaaaatattgctgaaaattTTTAACCCTGTTTTAAATGTGACTGCTGCTAACAATCTGTCTGTAAACAACTCTGCATCCTCATTGCAGAAAGACAAAGTACCATCTAATCAGACTacaggaggagagcagagagagccagaatcTTCTAGAGATGCCTTACCCTTCTTACTAGATGATATGATGCCAGCAAATGAAATTGTGATAACTTCTACTGCGACATGCCCAGAATCTTCTGAGGAACCAGTGTGTTTCACTGACCGTTCAGACACCAGGGTGTTAAGGTGTAAAACAAATTGTACAATTGAGAGAAGCTTCGATAGAAAAAAgacttccaaaaaaaattttccaagaaTAAAAACTCATGTAAGAAGTAAAGATTCTGAAACTGCCTTTGTATCTAGAAACAGGAACTGTAAACGAAAGTGTAGGGATAGTTACCAAGAACCTCCAAGAAAAAAGGCAACATTACATAGAAAGTgtaaagaaaaggcaaaacctGAAGCTGTCCGTGAATCGTTTGGATTTAGCAGACCGAGGCTTTCAAAAGATGCAGTCAGAACTTTGCGGCTTTTCCCATTTAGTTCCACACAGCTTGTGAAATGTCCTAGGAGAAACCAGCCAGTTGTAGTTTTGAATCATCCTGATGCAGATGCCCCAGAAGTAGTAAGTGTAATGAAAACTATCGCTAAATTTAATGGACGTGTACTTAAGGTTTCATTGTCAAAAAGAACTATCGATGCTTTACTGAAACCGGTTTGTGGTAATGCTTCACAAACAATTTATGATGATTTTTCCAAGAGGCATAAAACATTTAAACCTGTTAGTTCTGTGAAAGAAAGATTTGTGCTAAAATTAACACTCAAAAAGATGAGCAAAAACAATTATCAGATCGTGAAAACTACCTCTGAAAATGTTCCAAAAGCTAAATTTAACTGTTGGTTTTGTGGTAGAGTATTTGACAATCAGGATGCTTGGGCTGGTCATGGGCAGAGACATTTAATGGAAGCTACTCGTGATTGGAATATATTAGAATAA